The Juglans microcarpa x Juglans regia isolate MS1-56 chromosome 2D, Jm3101_v1.0, whole genome shotgun sequence DNA window GTATCAGGCCAATGGTTGTAAGTTGTTTTGCGTAAATCCATGTCTTTGTTTCCACCAATCAACTAGAAGAGTAGGTCATTATTATCTTTCTGGCTATTTTTAGGTTGTCAGCTATCTAAAATTGATGTGGAGTTTGTCTTTGGCAAGTTTATGGTTGACTTGATGTGGTCTCCTCGAAACAGGTCAATGAATTCAAGTCAATAGAgaagttcaaaattttcaatacaaATAATCTGTAAGTCACGTTGGCCTAAGTGCTATTAACATACCTGGATTGGGTACTAACCTCATTTTACACAGGTGGGCTAACTTGAAAGCAATTAAGAGGCTCGTGGAAGCCGATGCATTAAAGATGGAGATTATACCAAATCCGAAGgtaaatttgatttttcttacAGCGGTGCTCTATTTGTTCTGTGGATTTCTGAACtggtaaaattaaaattgtgtaTGTAGGAAGTGGAAGGAATCAAAGTTCTTCAGCTGGAAACTGCAGCTGGTGCAGCAATTAGGGTACTTAGTATACAATAATCTTATTTCCAAGATGTTTCTAAAAGTCAAAAATTGATCTTGTTACCCTTTCCATCTCATGTCAACCAGTTCTTTGATAATGCTATTGGTTGCAATGTACCTCGGTCTCGATTCCTTCCAGTGAAGGCCACTTCAGATTTGCTTCTTGTCCAGGTTAGCCCCTTCTGTGACATTAGGAATGATAAGGTCTTGAAGATTTGAGGTTTGTCTTACagattttttcctttcatctttctttcttagAACAGTCCGATCTCTATATTTTGGAGGATGGCTTTATTATCCGGAATAAAGCTAGGTCAAATCCTGCAAACCCTTCTATTGAATTGGGGCCTGAATTTAAGAAGGTGAAAATCATTGCAGTGTTCTGGTGTCGTTAGATGCATATAGCTTCTTGATATTGATAgtgattttttcatttctttaacaGGTTGGCAACTTCTTGAATCGATTCAAATCCATTCCTAGTATCATTGGGCTTGATAGCCTTAAGGTGACTGGTGATGTTTGGTTTGGTACTGGTGTTACTCTCAAGGTATTACACGTACTCTCATTGTTGACAGTTTCCCACCTCCTTTGGCTGATATTTTTGGGATTTAGTGTCTATGAAATCAGTCTAATTCATTTGCAATTTTGACTCATGGAGTTGATGGCATAAAAACTTGTGACATATTCTAGTTGTTGATCACTAAATAAAAACTTCCCTATATTTTTACCCCACCAAACAGCACCATTTCCGAAAAGAAAGAAGCCCACAAAGTACACTgataaaaaaagttttgaaaaagaaaaaagaagaagtccCCAAAGTATGAATTGAGAGGGAGTATGTTTCACATACTTTTTTGTGGACGCACTACGTATCCACCTCACCTCCCCCTACCCCTCCTAATTGCCACACTAGCATGCCCCCATCTTATGTCATAATTGTCTCGTGTACATGTCTTTTCTCCATCCTTTTAATTTCATTGATTGGTTTTGTAATATGAGCCAAGCCAATAAACTCTTGTTCGAATGGTGCTTCCTCCTTTGGAAAGTATTAGGGATGGTTTTAAAACTCAGTACATTAGTTAATATCGAAAACAACATATGTTTATATAGTAAGCCAATATAACGAGTTCATCTGTTTTCTTCCTCTAGTTCTTGGAGTCTAAACACTGTAAAATAACGTTTTTAGATTGGCTGCGGAAGTAAATAACTACAAAATCAATATGCcaaacctttttttctttattttatttctatgaaCGATATAGGCGTAAGCAGTATCAAATTTACCGGAATAGTTTGTCAGTGATTGGAATGGTCCATGCTTGGGTTTgttgtaaatttcttttaatattattttattttattttacttgcctTTTGCTTGGATCTTTTACTTATGGAAAATGCTTGGTGTCCCCGATGATATGTCCCGACAGTGggttcctatattttttttttatttaattattaaagaagtgttttttaatgatgtgattttttttttaaaaatatttaaggatatAAAAGGCCAAATGACCTTATCGGGTCAAGTTCTCGATAGAATTTGTCGGTGACTGTAGCACCGTCCTTTACTTTTTCCACAAAAATTGTTGGTAACTAACTTTTTCCATCactttggttttattttgaagGGGAAAGTGGTCATTGCGGCAAAACCTGGGGTGAAGTTGGAAATACCTGATGGAGCTGTGCTTGAAaacaaggtaaaaaaaaaaaaaaacaaaaaaaaaaaaaaagggctagAATCTAAACCTATATGGCTTTATCAAACCATGAGGGGTATATCAAATAATGTATTGTGAAAATGTATTGTGTGTGTATCATTAGTGATTCTacttgaaaaatgatttatgcaCAATATTTGTCACAACACTTTAcactatgttttaaataaagagTATTTTTGCAAAACACCTTATAAAAGTaatgtcattttataaaaatatccttatctTCCAATATTGATGTGAAATGTATTGTGaaaatgtgttgtgtgtgtatcattaattatttttgtaaaacaccttataaaagtaatgtcattttacaaaaatatcctcatcttataatattgtcGTGAAatgtattgtgaaatatgttatgtttgtatcattactatttttgtaagataccttataaaagtaactgttattttataaaaatattttcattttataatattgttgtgaaatatattgtgtattaTTATTCATTGTGAAAATATGTTGCGTTgaatcattactcttttttttttttattttaccggTTAGACTGAGCTATATAACTTCCATGTGCAGGAAATCAACGGCCCTGAGGATCTCTAGGCAAGTTGATTTGAAAAGTATTGGGGAGTGTGCTCTCAGCCAAgatctttctttttgttctacAATGCGCTGTGTAATATCTATCACTTATCTTTTTGTTTCCTGAATGAAAATTTGATGCGGAGCATAGAAAAGTAAGCAAACTTAAAAAATGaggtttctttttttcatgacCAGCACATATATTACCAGtaatattttgtgtgataataATTGCTGATCAAAAAGGTGTTGCCGAGTAATAAATAATCGTTTGCTTATGTAAAAATGTCTGATATGGTAATCGAGCATGGTCAGCTGATGATGTTCtcttattagttattattatgattatatcAATAATAAATTCTCTTGAACCACCTTATCTTTCAAAAAGTCTGCCTCTTGGGTCTATTCGGTCAATTTTGCTCACCcattagattattaatttggaATTTTAGAGGCTAGCGATCCTTCTcaccaatttttgtttttgcccACCCAACTAAATGGTTCGTGTCTCTCTGTAAAAACAATGCTACCTGGCTCAAATCGTTCATCAAAGTTGAGAGTTTCAGCCATTTCCCACGTAATGGTTTTTGGGCCAATCGAGATAGTTAAGGGGCCTCTACTATTAGAGAAAAAcgcaaaaaaaaattagaagaaaaagtgaatCGGGTCTCCTGCGTTAAGTTGATACATGTGTCACTCTTCAGTTTTGGATCATCAAATGgtgcaatatatatttttgtggttTACCAAAATGGATAAAAGCCGAAAATAAAATAGCTTAAAGTATATCCAAAAGGATGTAACAAAACTACAAAAGGGAGTTACATCAAATTAAGGAAATAAATAGTGAAATCTCTCAGTTCAAAATCTATGGATGATATCACTTTGTATAAAAAACaagtttacttttattaaaCAATTGTCTATTGACCGAAAAAAcgaaataaataagagaaaatattttttcaatcgTGAATTATACAAccgtcgcgtaatcgttttgaaaaaagtgaataaaatatagaatctatataaaaaaattaattttttaatagtagaccctactctttttcaaagcgattatacGACGTTTATGCacttcacggttgtatgtagaattagtcaacaaataaagaaaagaaaacacacCATATTGTCTCTCAACTCAAAGTTTAACAGCAgcacacaaatcacaaaaacTGGTCAATCCAAGCCAGAGCAATTCAAAGCAGCCTTTATTCTCTGGACAGTGGAGCTGATTAGAGTGTTGACAGTTGCCACGGATTCCATATTCAACTGCTTCGAAGAGGGGCTTGATACCAATATCTGGAAAGCCACTGTAAGCAGTGAACCACCAGACATCCCAGCATTTTTGCTTGTTGAAGCGCCCGCACTTCCAGTTTCAGGATGGCCATCACTGGAGATTACGAACCCCGATGGAAGTATTGGTATGTTTGAAGGGTCCTCGCCGCTCATGGCCATGTTGATGGACGGCATGTCAATTGGTGCGTAGACTACTAAGGATCCCAAACTGTCCATCCAGCTCTCCTGAAGCATCAACATGTTGCTCTCAGCTGGGATAAAAGGCTGCTTCACACAAACCATTCACACGGATGTTACTTTAACTTGAAGCACCAATCCGAATACAGGGAATAAATAGCAAagatgtaaatataaaaaagatttagaaaaaatatcagATGATCTGAGAAATATGCCAATGATACTGCAGTACAGTTTAGTATATGATCCAGTTCCCATATCCAAATAttcctttgaaatttttttggtaATTCAACTACGAGAACTGCTACAGGTACAAAGAGAtcacacaaaagtaaatctacaaactgacgtggtttcacgtgatccgttagatctactttacactaaaagtaactttacaatctgatatactgcatcaagccacgtcagtttgtaaatttattcttatataatccatttgtgactaaaatatttctcttcaactactggtaaaagttgaattatcaGAGTTTGGTTTTCACATATTTGAACGGGtaataaaagcaaaagaaataaaaactaaagaagTACCTGAATAATGGAAATAGAGTTCCCCAGATGAGCTCCAATTGAGATGCGTGAAATCTCATGCACTGGTTTTCCATCGGAGAGGACATCCCACTGATGGACAAACGAATACAGCACAAGTTATGTTGCTTCAAAATGTGTGTAACTTCTTCTTTTTAAGTACTGATAGAAATATCAATTATATGAAACTTATATAGTTCACCTGAACTCGCATTTTCTCTTCTCTGATGAAATCAAAGACATTCTGAGGTGGTAGGGGAAGCCAAAGAGAGGTAGCAGCACTGACTATTATCCCACCGGGCTGGCCTGGTTCTCTACTCCTATGAACCGATACTCGAACCCCACTGTTGTAGAGTTCAGATAATTGATGAGGAAAATCCAGTTTACCTGACATGCTCAAGATTCCACAAAAATTCTTCACCATCCTATGTGAAAGCTTCATGACACTCCTCCTACCCTCAGGCGAACTAAACTCTGAACAATGGGCATCATTAATACAAAAACCATAGTCAGTCGAAGGTGGATAAGAGAGAAGGCATGTGAGAGACATGAGAGGGCTTCTAATGAAGAGTACCTCCTCCAAGTTCATGACTAGGTGTAATTTCTCCATTGGAGTAAGAAAATCTCTCACACATCCTCTTAAGAGTAACAATCCATCGTTCTGCTCCATAAGCAAGACTACCACTTATGAGATCTCTATAGAGTCGATGAGTTTGGTTTTTATCATCCACTTCCACGTGCTCAACCCAAGTAACCTGTAAATTAATATACACATTTGTCTCTGAGATCAGAACTTTGTCTGATATAAGAAACATGACTGACTATTCGATACAACCAAAAATAAGTTCATGAGTAATGAAATGCAAGATGTCATGACAAAAAGAATGGGTATGGGACTATTGTTGCCATAAGGATATCCAGAAGGTATTTATCAACAAGAGTCAagtcgttatatatatatacacatttggGTTAGGGGGTTTCGAACTCCAGACCTCCATTTTAGAGGCTGGGGGTTATGTCAATCAGGCCACAGGCCTTTTGCATCATACTTGCACATTCTTAGAACCATGTCAAACATCCAGTTCTTAGTGGTACTATGTGCAAAACCAATTTATCAGGTTATTAATTCAGATTTATAAGTTACTGACCTTGGAGCATCCATTGGGCATTTCCTGAATCATGCATCCAGAGGGGAACCTCCAAGAGCAGGAAGGGGGAATATTCTGTAATGAGCAATCATAAGAGACATCCACTATCACCCACAGACCTAGTTCAATTTGTTGACAATGGCGAAGGAAGTAGAATTCTCTAGGTGGCACCAGAGGCGAAAGAATGTGCATTTTTCCATACATCTGCATTTAACCTCTTGACTTGTATGACccaacattttattaaaacgaaaaaagaaaactgtaaGAAAACAATACAGAAGAGTATGGAATAAAATCTGGATTCTAAGACTCCTACCAGCTGTAAGGAACCACTTCGATTTCCTAATGTTCCTGTTTCAAGCACCTGAATTGTCTTTGCTTTTGTAACGATTGTGGGAAAGAGATCAACCCATTTCTCCTGCAAAAACAAATCCTTTGTTTAAATTGGCAACTCTCCAGGAATATGAAGACTTGGTGTTCGATTTAACATCATAGGAGATATGAAAAGGATTTATGAGCACTGACtgaatctaaaatcatctcaactaaGTGCATTCCGCTCACGGTCACAATATCTGAATCTTTTGAGGACTCCACGCGAGCATTGGAATTCCTGAAGTGATTAATCGTAGGAAATAGCTTTCCATAGCTTTCTTGATGAAGAACATATCTCCCATCATCCAAGGACTTGATCCACAAAGGCTCGTTGATTCGCAGTAGCCTAATTAATTCATCCATGGCACCAGCAGCAGTCTCCAACATAAGAGCCTTCTCCATGTTTGGAATTCCTTTTAATTGGTATGGAAACGCAGTATTATTAGAACTTGCAGGACTGTAACTAAGGTCTAGATCAAGAGCAGGATTTCCCAGTCGTTGGTTCATGGAAGTTCCTGGAGAGAAACCCAGTGAAGATCTAGGAACCATAGGGATAAGCGATTCGAATTGGGAGATTGGTTTGCCAATGTACTTGGCAAGAAGGTTGGATACCTTTTGATGCTGCAAAACATTTCTAAGTGAACATCAATAAAGTGAATCTTCCAAGTTCCTAGAAgtaatcaaattaattatttaagctGAAAAGGTTTGATTACTAATTAGTGAGACTTGTAAACAGAAAAAAGGCTGAAGTCCCAGCAATTAAAACTTGCCTCTTCTTTCAATTGGGCATTTTCCAGCTGCAGTTTCTGTAGGCTTAGTCGCCGTTCATGTTCTCCAAAGGGTGGACCTCCACAAGCTGGGCAAATCACATTTTTCAGTGCCTCTCTGATTGCAACGTTTTCACATTGGATTCTATCATTCTCTGCCCGTAGAACACTGTTATCTGCTCGCTCATGTTGAGCCTGAGTAACATGAAAACATGTATGATTCACCATCACTGAGGTTTTCACTAAAACAAAACCGTTAAAAGTGGGAATATGAGAGAGAACCTTTGTCTGagttcttttgttttgaaacCAGAATTTGATCTGTTTGGGTTCAAGCTCAAGCCTCCTGCTCAACTGACGCCGCTGCTTTTCGTCCGGATGCGGGTAGTCCTTGAAGAATCTTCATCTCAGCAATAGAAAAACCCGTTCACATTAGAGAGAGCGAAACGTATATGGGAAAAGACCTTATAAATGGACAAAATCATATGAGCCATccgagaaaagataaaaaaaaatacatattgaaAGCATTATGGAATGCCTAAAAACTATCCTTGAGCCTTGTAAACTTGGCAATTCAATCAAAGATCAATTTATGACAGACTAAGAACATAGATCATGCAGAAAAAAGATACCAGAAACATAATGGAGGCTCACGCACGAATAAAATgaaagcagaagaagaagatgaatacAGGGGAAGTTTGGCATCAAATATCAAAGAGAACCCCGTTTTCAATGGGGAATGAAAGGAAAAACTCTCATATTTATGATATGCAAAACATATATCCCTTGGATCATACCATCAAACACCATTTCTAAAAGTCAACATGCAAACACAATCCCCACAATAACCATAACCAGCAGTGGGTTCGTGAATGGAACACCCTCATTGCAATGACAGCAAATAAGAAAAAACGATCAGAGTTGGCCCTCCCTCCCCACAAAAAAAGGCCATGCACGAAAGACAAAACATGGACATCCTCCTGATAATGAGTCAAAGTTAATTCTCACGTTTCAAGTTGCTGTATTTGTTCAGCAGTGTGGCGATGGTAGGACTTTTTCCCCTTGCGAGTATTGGAAGCAGCTTCTTGTTCATCCCCTGAGCCGCCACCACCATTTCCCATCGGTAAATCCATTTTTCAGCCACAGTAAAGCAACAGTACCACGTAATACCGCTAGAGCTCTCTCCTGAATTCTTATGGCATATATAATACATGTAAAACTTGTATTCCTATATGCTATTCATGAGAACGTAGAGCTGCCTAACGTATAGGGCGTCTCACATGTCAACTCCATAAAAGGACAGCAAATTGACACCAAACTAACCCTatagagggagggagagagagggagagagagagagagctgaggcTGGATTTTTTTGAGTGAAATGTTTAGTGGGAAATCTTGGTTTTTGATAAGATAATTGctatagatataaaaaaaattatataaaatagttctataaattgatgtggttatataaaattgtatttattttataataaaagtaaatttataatttgacgtattttaatttataaatttatttttatataattttttataattaaaatattttcattttgacaaTGGGACGAGATAATGAACTACTACACCCAAGTAACAGCTAAAACACTAGCAAAAGTCGGCGAAAATCGAGGGGAGTGAGATATGCGGTGCAACAAAGCTGCCAAAtgcagaaaattattattattatttaaaaaaaaaaaaaaaaaaaactaaagggaAAAACAGTGGACGTGATTGTGCAAGTTAATCTCGACCTCTCTCATGAGGGGTCCTTCCTGTGTATCTTCgttaagaagaagaaatatggCTGCGGTAACTAAGATGAAAAGGCACTGAATTCTTTCACTTTGCCTTAACACGTCGATATTCGTTTTGGCTACTTTCTACTTTCTAGTACTGCA harbors:
- the LOC121248157 gene encoding homeobox-leucine zipper protein ROC8; its protein translation is MDLPMGNGGGGSGDEQEAASNTRKGKKSYHRHTAEQIQQLETFFKDYPHPDEKQRRQLSRRLELEPKQIKFWFQNKRTQTKAQHERADNSVLRAENDRIQCENVAIREALKNVICPACGGPPFGEHERRLSLQKLQLENAQLKEEHQKVSNLLAKYIGKPISQFESLIPMVPRSSLGFSPGTSMNQRLGNPALDLDLSYSPASSNNTAFPYQLKGIPNMEKALMLETAAGAMDELIRLLRINEPLWIKSLDDGRYVLHQESYGKLFPTINHFRNSNARVESSKDSDIVTVSGMHLVEMILDSEKWVDLFPTIVTKAKTIQVLETGTLGNRSGSLQLMYGKMHILSPLVPPREFYFLRHCQQIELGLWVIVDVSYDCSLQNIPPSCSWRFPSGCMIQEMPNGCSKVTWVEHVEVDDKNQTHRLYRDLISGSLAYGAERWIVTLKRMCERFSYSNGEITPSHELGGEFSSPEGRRSVMKLSHRMVKNFCGILSMSGKLDFPHQLSELYNSGVRVSVHRSREPGQPGGIIVSAATSLWLPLPPQNVFDFIREEKMRVQWDVLSDGKPVHEISRISIGAHLGNSISIIQPFIPAESNMLMLQESWMDSLGSLVVYAPIDMPSINMAMSGEDPSNIPILPSGFVISSDGHPETGSAGASTSKNAGMSGGSLLTVAFQILVSSPSSKQLNMESVATVNTLISSTVQRIKAALNCSGLD